One window from the genome of Streptomyces sp. NBC_00287 encodes:
- a CDS encoding class I SAM-dependent methyltransferase, whose translation MTAASSHSTRAHSFNAAAAQYAANRPSYPPALFDVIEELAGRPLAGARVVDVGAGTGIATALLHARGAEVIAVEPGDGMATQFRRAHPAIPIVRGTGDALPLADSSADLLTYAQAWHWTDPAHSIPEALRVLRPGGALALWWNTYALDVPWIAAQAERIQDFFGIDPVVEKNGASARAADPEDRVDFTRRVVRWSRRIPIDTHLANLGSHSIFLVHGEASTTFLAEEGAHLLKAFPDGTVEETYDVDLLVATHT comes from the coding sequence ATGACGGCAGCCTCTTCCCACTCCACCCGCGCCCACTCCTTCAACGCCGCCGCGGCCCAGTACGCCGCCAACCGCCCCTCCTACCCGCCCGCCCTCTTCGACGTCATCGAGGAACTGGCCGGCCGACCCCTCGCCGGAGCGCGTGTCGTGGACGTCGGGGCCGGTACGGGAATCGCCACCGCCCTTCTGCACGCCCGCGGCGCCGAAGTGATCGCCGTGGAACCCGGCGACGGCATGGCGACCCAGTTCCGCCGGGCGCACCCCGCCATCCCGATCGTCCGCGGCACCGGCGACGCCCTCCCCCTGGCCGACTCCTCGGCCGACCTCCTCACCTACGCCCAGGCCTGGCACTGGACCGACCCGGCCCACTCGATACCGGAGGCCCTGCGCGTACTGCGTCCGGGCGGCGCGCTCGCCCTGTGGTGGAACACCTACGCCCTCGACGTCCCGTGGATAGCCGCCCAGGCGGAGCGCATCCAGGACTTCTTCGGCATCGACCCCGTCGTGGAGAAGAACGGCGCCAGCGCCCGCGCCGCCGACCCCGAGGACCGCGTCGACTTCACCCGGCGAGTGGTCCGCTGGAGCCGCCGCATCCCGATCGACACCCACCTCGCCAACCTCGGCAGCCACTCGATCTTCCTGGTCCACGGCGAGGCAAGCACGACCTTCCTCGCCGAGGAGGGCGCCCACCTGCTGAAGGCCTTCCCCGACGGAACCGTCGAGGAGACCTACGACGTCGACCTCCTGGTCGCGACCCACACCTGA
- a CDS encoding SulP family inorganic anion transporter, which translates to MRRGVGKADLFASFVVFLVALPLCVGVAMASGVPAELGLVTGIVGGLVAGALPGSSLQVSGPAAGLTVLVYEAVRAYGIEALGVLVLGAGLVQLGLGVLRLGRWFRAVSVAVVQGMLAGIGLVLVAGQVYALGDAAAPADGLGKLAGLVSLPGRVDPVALSVGGATLVVLLLWPRWRRGARLVPAPLVAVASAAVVTGVFDLEVRRVEVRGLLESVRLPEWADLGRLTEVGVVGTVVAFTLIASAESLFSAAAVDRLHRGRRTDYDRELIAQGAGNTVCGVLGALPMTAVIVRSAANLQAGARTKASRVLHGVWLLVFTAVVPGVLGVIPVAALAGLLVHAGCKLVPVREVGALWRGHRGEVVVLVVTAGAIVLGNLFEGVLVGLALAVAKTAWDASHVQVETEDRGDAGIVVRVLGHATFLRLPKLLDALEALPRDRAVRLELGGLRHLDHACAAALEGWAAARGAGLVPGRP; encoded by the coding sequence ATGCGCCGTGGCGTAGGCAAGGCCGATCTGTTCGCTTCTTTTGTCGTGTTCCTCGTGGCCCTGCCGCTATGCGTGGGCGTGGCCATGGCCTCCGGCGTGCCCGCCGAGCTGGGGCTGGTGACCGGGATCGTCGGCGGGCTGGTCGCCGGGGCGCTGCCCGGGAGCAGCCTGCAGGTCAGTGGGCCTGCGGCGGGACTGACCGTGCTGGTGTACGAGGCTGTGCGGGCCTACGGGATCGAGGCGCTCGGGGTGCTGGTGCTCGGCGCCGGGCTGGTGCAGCTCGGGCTCGGGGTGCTGCGGCTCGGGCGGTGGTTCCGGGCGGTGTCCGTCGCTGTGGTGCAGGGGATGCTCGCCGGGATCGGTCTGGTGCTGGTCGCCGGGCAGGTCTATGCGCTCGGGGACGCGGCCGCCCCCGCCGATGGGCTCGGAAAGCTCGCCGGGCTGGTGTCGCTGCCCGGGCGGGTGGATCCGGTGGCGTTGTCAGTGGGCGGTGCCACCCTGGTCGTACTGCTGCTGTGGCCGCGGTGGCGGCGGGGGGCTCGGCTGGTTCCGGCGCCGTTGGTGGCGGTGGCCTCGGCGGCGGTGGTGACCGGGGTGTTCGACCTGGAGGTGCGGCGGGTCGAAGTGCGGGGGTTGTTGGAGTCGGTGCGGTTGCCGGAGTGGGCGGATCTCGGGCGGCTGACGGAAGTGGGGGTGGTGGGGACCGTCGTGGCGTTCACGCTGATCGCGTCGGCGGAGTCGCTGTTCAGCGCGGCGGCGGTGGACCGGCTGCATCGGGGGCGACGGACGGACTACGACCGGGAGCTGATCGCGCAGGGCGCCGGGAACACCGTGTGCGGGGTGCTGGGGGCGCTGCCGATGACGGCGGTGATCGTGCGGAGTGCGGCGAACCTTCAGGCGGGGGCGCGGACCAAGGCCTCGCGGGTGCTGCACGGGGTGTGGCTGTTGGTGTTCACGGCCGTGGTGCCGGGGGTGCTCGGGGTGATTCCGGTGGCCGCGCTGGCCGGGCTGCTGGTGCACGCCGGCTGCAAGCTCGTGCCGGTACGGGAGGTGGGGGCGCTGTGGCGGGGGCACCGCGGGGAGGTCGTCGTCCTGGTGGTGACCGCCGGGGCGATCGTGCTGGGGAATCTGTTCGAGGGGGTGCTGGTGGGGCTTGCGCTTGCCGTGGCGAAGACGGCGTGGGACGCGAGCCATGTGCAGGTGGAGACCGAGGACCGGGGGGACGCCGGGATCGTCGTACGGGTGCTGGGGCATGCGACGTTCCTGCGGCTGCCGAAGCTGTTGGACGCGCTGGAGGCGCTGCCGCGGGACCGTGCGGTGCGGCTGGAGCTGGGCGGGCTGCGGCATCTGGACCATGCCTGTGCCGCGGCCCTGGAAGGGTGGGCCGCGGCGCGCGGGGCGGGGTTGGTGCCGGGGCGGCCGTAG
- a CDS encoding ABC transporter ATP-binding protein, whose protein sequence is MNKSPFEAASTPRPADDTPAVRAEDLTVVRGPRTVLRGIDFTVPRGQITGLLGPSGCGKSTLMRSIVGTQAKVTGTLDVLGHPAGHPKLRTLIGYVTQAPSVYDDLTVRQNLEYFAAILAPGHTAADRRHENVTRAIEDVDLTSHADALAGNLSGGQRSRVSLAVALLGTPELLVLDEPTVGLDPVLRRDLWNLFHDIAAQRGATLLISSHVMDEAERCHRLLLMREGQILADDTPDALRTRTDSETVEAAFLHLVDEAVAAAAREKETTR, encoded by the coding sequence ATGAACAAATCACCCTTCGAAGCCGCCAGCACCCCCCGACCCGCCGACGACACCCCGGCAGTACGCGCCGAAGACCTCACCGTCGTCCGCGGCCCCCGCACCGTCCTGCGCGGCATCGACTTCACCGTCCCGCGCGGCCAGATCACCGGCCTCCTCGGCCCCTCCGGCTGCGGCAAATCGACCCTCATGCGCTCGATCGTCGGCACCCAGGCCAAGGTCACCGGCACCCTCGACGTCCTGGGCCACCCCGCCGGCCACCCCAAACTGCGCACCCTCATCGGCTACGTCACCCAAGCCCCCTCCGTCTACGACGACCTGACGGTCCGCCAGAACCTCGAGTACTTCGCGGCGATCCTCGCCCCCGGCCACACCGCCGCCGACCGGCGCCACGAGAACGTCACCCGGGCCATCGAGGACGTCGACCTCACCAGCCACGCCGACGCCCTCGCCGGAAACCTCTCCGGCGGTCAGCGCAGCCGCGTCTCCCTCGCGGTCGCGCTCCTCGGCACCCCCGAACTCCTGGTCCTCGACGAACCCACCGTCGGCCTCGACCCCGTCCTCCGCCGCGACCTGTGGAACCTCTTCCACGACATCGCCGCCCAGCGCGGCGCCACCCTCCTCATCTCCTCCCACGTCATGGACGAGGCCGAGCGCTGCCACCGCCTCCTCCTCATGCGCGAGGGCCAGATCCTCGCCGACGACACCCCCGACGCCCTGCGCACCCGCACCGACTCCGAGACCGTCGAAGCGGCGTTCCTGCACCTGGTGGACGAGGCCGTCGCGGCCGCCGCCCGCGAGAAAGAGACCACCCGATGA
- a CDS encoding ABC transporter permease, whose product MSTTTHTPGTTGAITPAPTSALNLSRTTATAARVLRQLRHDPRTIALMILVPCVMLFLLRYVFDGDPRTFDNIGASLLGIFPLITMFLVTSIATLRERTSGTLERLLAMPLGKGDLIAGYALAFGTVAIVQSILATALALWGLGLDVTGSPWLLLLVALLDALLGTALGLFVSAFAASEFQAVQFMPAVIFPQLLLCGLFTPRDNMHPVLEAISNVLPMSYAVDGMNEVLKHTDMTAAFVRDALVVAGCALLVLTLGAATLRRRTA is encoded by the coding sequence ATGAGCACCACCACCCACACACCCGGCACGACCGGCGCGATCACGCCCGCCCCGACCAGCGCACTGAACCTCTCCCGCACCACCGCCACCGCGGCCCGGGTCCTGCGCCAACTCCGCCACGACCCCCGCACCATCGCGCTGATGATCCTCGTCCCCTGCGTGATGCTCTTCCTGCTGCGCTACGTCTTCGACGGCGACCCGCGCACCTTCGACAACATCGGGGCATCACTCCTCGGGATCTTCCCGCTGATCACGATGTTCCTGGTCACCTCCATCGCCACCCTGCGCGAACGCACCTCCGGCACCCTCGAACGCCTCCTCGCCATGCCCCTCGGCAAGGGCGACCTGATCGCCGGCTACGCCCTCGCCTTCGGCACCGTCGCGATCGTCCAGTCCATCCTCGCCACGGCCCTCGCCCTGTGGGGCCTCGGTCTGGACGTCACCGGCAGCCCCTGGCTGCTCCTGCTGGTCGCACTCCTCGACGCTCTCCTGGGCACCGCCCTCGGCCTCTTCGTCTCGGCCTTCGCCGCCTCCGAATTCCAGGCCGTCCAGTTCATGCCGGCCGTGATCTTCCCCCAGCTCCTCCTCTGCGGCCTTTTCACCCCGCGCGACAACATGCACCCCGTCCTGGAAGCCATCTCCAACGTCCTCCCCATGTCCTACGCCGTCGACGGCATGAACGAAGTCCTCAAGCACACCGACATGACGGCCGCCTTCGTACGCGACGCCCTGGTTGTCGCAGGCTGCGCCCTCCTCGTCCTCACCCTCGGAGCCGCCACCCTGCGCCGCCGCACGGCCTAG
- the proC gene encoding pyrroline-5-carboxylate reductase has protein sequence MTQKVAVLGTGKIGEALLSGMIRAGWGPTDLLVTARRQERAEELRSRYGVTPVSNPEAAKSADTLILTVKPQDMGTLLDELAPHVPADRLVISGAAGIPTSYFEERLTAGTPVVRVMTNTPALVDEAMSVISAGSHATEEHLAHTEEIFGAVGKTLRVPESQQDACTALSGSGPAYFFYLVEAMTDAGILLGLPRDKAHDLIVQSAIGAATMLRDSGEHPVKLRENVTSPAGTTINAIRELENHGVRAALIAALEAARDRSRELASGNNG, from the coding sequence ATGACGCAGAAAGTCGCAGTCCTCGGCACCGGCAAGATCGGCGAAGCCCTGCTCAGCGGAATGATCCGAGCAGGCTGGGGCCCGACCGACCTCCTGGTCACCGCCCGCCGCCAGGAACGGGCCGAGGAACTCCGCAGCCGCTACGGAGTCACCCCGGTCAGCAACCCGGAGGCCGCCAAGTCCGCCGACACCCTGATCCTCACGGTCAAGCCGCAGGACATGGGCACCCTCCTCGACGAGCTCGCCCCCCACGTCCCCGCCGACCGCCTGGTCATCAGCGGAGCCGCAGGCATCCCCACCTCCTACTTCGAGGAGCGCCTCACCGCGGGCACCCCGGTCGTCCGCGTCATGACGAACACCCCCGCCCTCGTCGACGAGGCCATGTCCGTCATCTCCGCCGGCAGCCACGCCACCGAGGAGCACCTCGCCCACACCGAGGAGATCTTCGGCGCCGTCGGCAAGACGCTCCGCGTCCCCGAGTCCCAGCAGGACGCCTGCACCGCCCTCTCCGGCTCGGGACCGGCGTACTTCTTCTATCTGGTCGAAGCCATGACCGACGCGGGCATCCTGCTCGGCCTGCCCCGCGACAAGGCCCACGACCTGATCGTCCAGTCCGCGATCGGCGCCGCCACGATGCTCCGCGACAGCGGCGAGCACCCCGTCAAGCTCCGCGAGAACGTCACCTCGCCGGCCGGCACCACGATCAACGCCATCCGCGAACTGGAGAACCACGGCGTACGAGCCGCCCTCATCGCCGCCCTCGAAGCCGCCCGCGACCGCAGCCGCGAACTGGCCTCCGGCAACAACGGCTGA
- the trpS gene encoding tryptophan--tRNA ligase: protein MTRVFSGVKPTGHLTLGNYLGAMRRWANVDQHRADALFCIVDLHALTVEHDPARVRRLSRQAATLLLAAGLDPALCTVFVQSHVDEHARLSYLLECVATDGEMRRMIQYKEKAGRERERGGSVRLSLLTYPVLMAADILAYGSDEVPVGDDQAQHVELTRDLAVRFNQRYGNTFVVPRATHPAVAARVMNLQQPTSKMGKSDDVGPGIVYLLDEPDVVRKKVMRAVTDSGREVVYDREGRPGLANLLEILAACTGGNPEALSGVYESYGSLKKDTAEAVVEVLRPVQERHRELCADPGYVEGVLRDGAERARAMARPTVDAAYRAIGLLPAAADIEMTA from the coding sequence ATGACGCGGGTCTTCAGCGGGGTCAAGCCGACCGGGCATCTGACGCTGGGGAACTATCTGGGAGCCATGCGGCGGTGGGCGAACGTCGATCAGCACCGGGCCGACGCACTGTTCTGCATCGTCGATCTGCATGCGCTCACCGTGGAGCACGATCCGGCGCGGGTGCGCAGGCTGAGTCGGCAGGCGGCGACGCTGTTGCTCGCGGCGGGGCTTGATCCGGCGCTGTGCACCGTATTCGTACAGAGCCATGTGGACGAGCACGCACGGCTGTCGTATCTGCTGGAGTGCGTGGCCACGGACGGCGAGATGCGGCGGATGATCCAGTACAAGGAGAAGGCCGGGCGGGAGCGGGAGCGCGGCGGGAGTGTGCGGCTGTCGCTGCTCACCTATCCCGTGCTGATGGCGGCGGACATCCTGGCGTACGGCAGTGACGAGGTGCCGGTCGGGGACGACCAGGCGCAGCATGTGGAGCTGACGCGGGACCTGGCGGTGCGGTTCAACCAGCGGTACGGGAACACCTTCGTGGTGCCGCGGGCCACGCATCCGGCGGTGGCGGCTCGGGTGATGAACCTGCAGCAGCCGACGTCGAAGATGGGCAAGAGCGATGACGTCGGGCCGGGGATCGTCTATCTGCTGGATGAGCCGGACGTGGTGCGGAAGAAGGTGATGCGGGCCGTCACCGACAGCGGGCGGGAGGTCGTCTACGACCGTGAGGGGCGGCCGGGGCTTGCGAATCTGCTGGAGATCCTCGCTGCGTGCACGGGCGGGAACCCCGAGGCCTTGAGCGGTGTATATGAGTCGTATGGCTCTTTGAAGAAGGACACCGCGGAGGCCGTGGTGGAGGTTCTCAGGCCGGTGCAGGAGCGGCACAGGGAGCTGTGTGCTGATCCTGGCTATGTGGAAGGGGTGCTGCGGGATGGTGCGGAGAGGGCTCGGGCGATGGCGCGGCCGACCGTGGATGCCGCGTATAGGGCGATCGGGTTGCTGCCGGCGGCTGCGGATATCGAGATGACCGCTTAG